From Draconibacterium halophilum, one genomic window encodes:
- a CDS encoding GIY-YIG nuclease family protein, which yields MDYIVYILYSPGTDVYYKGQTSDISERLKRHNSGREKATKHGIPWKLVWTTYKATRGEALKLERKLKNLSRERTAQFIQKYKVGVASPDDSRGMSGC from the coding sequence ATGGACTATATTGTTTACATCTTGTATTCACCTGGTACTGATGTCTATTATAAGGGGCAAACTTCAGATATTTCGGAAAGACTCAAACGTCATAATTCAGGTAGAGAAAAAGCTACCAAACATGGAATTCCCTGGAAATTGGTTTGGACTACCTATAAAGCAACAAGAGGTGAAGCTTTAAAATTGGAACGGAAGCTGAAAAATTTGTCAAGAGAAAGAACAGCTCAGTTTATTCAAAAATATAAGGTCGGGGTCGCGAGCCCTGACGATTCAAGAGGAATGTCAGGATGCTGA
- the mutS gene encoding DNA mismatch repair protein MutS, producing the protein MKQYYDIKDKHPDAVLLFRVGDFYETFGEDAIKAAEILGITLTRRANGAASYVELAGFPHHALDTYLPKLVRAGQRVAICEQLEDPKMTKKIVKRGITELVTPGVSINDNILENRENNFLASVHFDKKRASIAFLDISTGEFMAAEGSFEYIDKLLNSFQPKEVLFQRGRGKEFNDLFGTNYYTFNLEDWVYTDDAANDRLTRHFETSSLKGFGVHNMSLAIIAAGAILHYLDITQHQKLSHISGLSRIEEEHYVWLDRFTIRNLELFAPIQESGKALIDVIDKTISPMGSRLLKRWMALPLKDIDPINERLEVVELFLKDPETKENLEEHLRQMGDLERLISKVAVGRINPREVAQVKNALSAIVPIKAACADVENPALKRFAEQLNPCDLIRERIEKQIVADPPTAVNKGKVIAEGVSEELDDLRKIAYSGKDYLAQIQKRESEKHGIPSLKISFNNVFGYYIEVRNTHKDKVPADWIRKQTLVSAERYITEELKEYEQKILGAEEKIQVLESKLFSELIFALSEYISAIQLNSHILAQIDCLLSYATCATTYKYFRPEINDATSIEIREGRHPVIEHQLPIGESYIANDVKLDQEDQQIIIITGPNMAGKSALLRQTALIVLMAQMGSFVPAEVAKIGFVDKIFTRVGASDNISLGESTFMVEMNEAASILNNVSDRSLILFDELGRGTSTYDGISIAWSIVEHLHEHAYAKAKTLFATHYHELNEMEGAFPRVKNFNVSIKEVGNKVIFLRKLVRGGSNHSFGIHVAGMAGMPKSVIKRAEQILSKLEGGKEKESLSKPLEEIGENREGMQLSFFQLDDPVLKQIRDEIAGLNVNNLTPIEALNKLNEIKKLTGIS; encoded by the coding sequence ATGAAGCAATATTATGACATCAAGGATAAACATCCTGATGCAGTTTTGCTTTTTCGTGTGGGCGATTTTTATGAAACATTTGGAGAAGATGCCATAAAAGCGGCGGAAATTCTGGGGATAACACTAACGCGCCGGGCAAACGGAGCAGCCAGTTATGTAGAGTTGGCAGGGTTTCCGCATCATGCGCTGGATACTTATTTGCCAAAATTGGTACGGGCCGGGCAGCGGGTGGCTATTTGCGAGCAGCTGGAAGACCCCAAAATGACGAAGAAGATTGTAAAACGTGGGATTACCGAGCTGGTGACTCCTGGAGTTTCAATCAACGATAATATTCTTGAGAACCGCGAAAACAACTTCCTTGCTTCGGTTCATTTTGATAAAAAGAGAGCCAGTATCGCTTTCCTGGATATATCAACCGGTGAGTTTATGGCAGCCGAAGGTAGTTTTGAATACATTGATAAATTATTGAATTCCTTTCAGCCTAAAGAAGTATTGTTTCAACGTGGAAGAGGGAAGGAATTCAACGATCTTTTTGGGACGAACTATTACACCTTTAACCTGGAAGACTGGGTGTACACCGACGATGCCGCAAACGACCGTCTGACACGGCATTTCGAAACCAGCTCGTTAAAGGGTTTTGGTGTGCACAATATGTCGCTGGCCATTATTGCTGCCGGTGCCATTTTGCATTATCTTGATATTACACAACACCAAAAGCTAAGCCATATTTCAGGCTTAAGCCGGATTGAAGAGGAGCACTATGTGTGGCTCGATCGGTTTACCATTCGAAATCTGGAACTGTTTGCACCCATTCAGGAAAGCGGGAAAGCACTCATTGATGTGATTGATAAAACCATTTCGCCAATGGGATCGCGTTTGCTGAAACGCTGGATGGCACTGCCCTTAAAAGATATCGATCCGATAAACGAACGGCTGGAAGTGGTGGAGCTTTTTTTGAAAGATCCGGAGACCAAAGAAAACCTGGAAGAACATCTTCGTCAGATGGGCGATTTAGAACGACTGATATCGAAAGTTGCCGTAGGGAGGATCAACCCGCGCGAAGTGGCTCAGGTGAAAAACGCATTGTCGGCAATTGTACCGATAAAAGCTGCTTGTGCCGATGTGGAGAACCCAGCACTGAAGCGTTTTGCAGAACAGCTGAATCCCTGCGACCTGATCAGGGAGCGGATTGAAAAACAGATTGTTGCCGATCCGCCAACGGCTGTTAACAAAGGAAAAGTTATTGCTGAAGGCGTTTCAGAAGAGCTCGATGACCTGCGAAAGATTGCCTATTCAGGAAAAGATTACCTGGCACAAATTCAAAAACGTGAAAGCGAAAAACATGGCATTCCATCGCTGAAGATCAGTTTTAATAATGTTTTTGGTTATTACATCGAAGTACGGAATACACACAAAGATAAAGTACCGGCAGACTGGATTCGCAAACAAACGCTGGTAAGTGCCGAGCGTTATATTACAGAGGAACTGAAAGAATACGAGCAAAAAATTCTTGGTGCAGAAGAAAAGATACAGGTGCTGGAGAGTAAGCTTTTTAGTGAGCTGATTTTTGCATTATCAGAATACATTTCTGCTATTCAGTTAAACTCGCATATTCTGGCTCAAATCGACTGTTTGTTATCGTATGCCACTTGCGCCACTACTTATAAGTATTTCCGTCCGGAGATCAATGATGCTACTTCAATTGAAATCAGGGAAGGGCGGCATCCGGTTATCGAGCATCAATTGCCAATTGGCGAGTCGTATATAGCAAACGATGTGAAGCTGGATCAGGAAGATCAGCAGATCATCATCATAACCGGACCGAATATGGCCGGTAAATCGGCACTGTTGCGTCAAACAGCATTAATTGTGCTAATGGCACAAATGGGATCATTTGTTCCGGCAGAAGTGGCTAAAATCGGCTTTGTGGATAAAATTTTCACCCGTGTTGGAGCCTCGGATAATATTTCGCTTGGCGAATCAACTTTTATGGTGGAGATGAACGAAGCGGCCAGTATTTTGAATAATGTTTCCGACCGCAGCCTGATTCTTTTTGACGAACTGGGGCGCGGAACATCAACCTACGATGGTATTTCTATTGCCTGGTCGATTGTTGAGCATTTGCACGAACATGCTTACGCTAAAGCGAAAACCTTGTTTGCTACGCACTACCATGAACTAAATGAAATGGAAGGAGCTTTCCCGAGGGTAAAGAACTTTAACGTTTCCATAAAAGAGGTGGGCAACAAAGTTATCTTTTTACGCAAACTGGTGCGCGGCGGAAGTAACCACAGTTTTGGTATTCATGTAGCCGGAATGGCGGGAATGCCAAAATCGGTGATAAAGCGCGCCGAACAGATCTTATCGAAACTGGAAGGCGGAAAAGAAAAGGAAAGTTTAAGTAAGCCTTTGGAGGAGATTGGCGAAAATCGCGAGGGGATGCAATTGAGCTTTTTTCAGTTGGATGATCCTGTGCTAAAGCAGATTAGAGACGAGATAGCCGGACTGAATGTGAATAATCTCACGCCAATAGAAGCCCTGAATAAACTAAATGAAATAAAGAAATTGACAGGAATTTCTTAA
- a CDS encoding cellulase family glycosylhydrolase, with protein MQKQIHRSIWVLFLSTILFSCQPAQQKEEPQADATQFITIDGPDLIAPNGEKFFIQGINLGNWLNPEGYMFKFQKTSSARLIDEMFREMVGPDFTNEFWKQFKDNYITREDIRYIKSTGVNSIRLPFHYKLFTDEDYMGLYSNQDGFARIDSLVEWCRESELYIILDMHDAPADKPVQISTIVMVIRG; from the coding sequence ATGCAAAAACAAATTCATCGTTCAATTTGGGTACTGTTTTTAAGTACCATTCTGTTTTCTTGTCAACCGGCGCAGCAAAAAGAAGAACCTCAGGCAGATGCGACACAATTCATTACCATTGACGGGCCTGATTTGATCGCACCCAACGGAGAGAAATTCTTTATCCAGGGAATAAACCTTGGCAACTGGCTGAATCCGGAAGGTTACATGTTTAAGTTTCAAAAAACCAGTTCGGCCCGGCTTATCGATGAAATGTTTCGCGAAATGGTTGGCCCCGATTTTACCAACGAATTCTGGAAACAATTTAAAGATAATTACATCACCCGCGAGGATATTCGCTATATAAAAAGCACTGGTGTGAATTCTATTCGCTTGCCCTTTCACTATAAACTGTTTACCGACGAGGATTACATGGGGCTTTATTCCAATCAGGATGGTTTTGCACGCATCGACAGTTTGGTGGAGTGGTGCCGCGAATCGGAGTTATATATTATTTTGGATATGCACGATGCCCCGGCGGACAAACCGGTGCAAATATCGACGATAGTTATGGTTATCCGTGGTTGA
- a CDS encoding M28 family metallopeptidase, with amino-acid sequence MLIRKTVLIYFSLLMFLFSANAQPAALSKIDIPDLKEYLTFISSDELQGRSLGTEVDGLEITANYLAGYAKEIGLKPAVENYFQPVPILHTAPGTNGFIEVKNKKGKSVFRSKKLVKINQAPGVFSMHEEPVVFIGFGDNIESRELKDKVVIVAQGNAESFSGAEAFEWQNRMERTKIHAIMGKQPKALLIITNPKDTENKTFNKLQAWMNRAGYSVKKDDGTLQPAVLLATPKVADALLGKKGPYEKYLGKVVAGSEAVTKVAETLSIKIGAEPEVLEGKNVIAYIEGSDPVLKNEYIVFMAHYDHLGIGKDGDVYNGADDNGSGTAAIMEVAEAFASLEEKPKRSIVFLWVTCEEKGHFGSSYYCDHPVFPLEKTVASINLDMVGRVYDGPRDDVWKDSPKKVKDFDGLYTLSNDVWPELAEINAAQCAGLGLVPDTSLPKERFLRASDHYHFHKYGVPVLNYATGYHADYHKVGDEIERINFTKIKRVADLCFLVGLELANKEDIEF; translated from the coding sequence ATGTTAATACGTAAAACTGTACTTATTTATTTTAGCTTGTTGATGTTTCTGTTTTCGGCCAATGCACAGCCTGCGGCACTGTCAAAAATTGATATTCCTGATTTGAAAGAATACCTTACATTCATTTCTTCTGATGAATTACAGGGAAGAAGTCTTGGCACTGAAGTGGACGGCCTGGAAATTACGGCAAACTACCTGGCCGGTTATGCCAAAGAAATCGGGCTAAAACCGGCGGTGGAAAATTATTTTCAGCCAGTACCAATTTTGCACACAGCACCCGGTACCAATGGTTTTATTGAAGTGAAGAACAAAAAAGGAAAGTCGGTTTTCCGATCAAAAAAATTGGTAAAGATCAATCAGGCGCCGGGGGTTTTTAGTATGCATGAAGAACCGGTTGTTTTTATTGGTTTTGGCGATAATATTGAATCACGGGAACTAAAAGATAAGGTAGTAATTGTTGCGCAGGGAAATGCCGAATCGTTTTCCGGTGCAGAGGCATTTGAATGGCAGAACCGTATGGAGCGCACAAAAATACATGCTATTATGGGAAAACAACCAAAAGCATTGCTGATAATTACCAATCCGAAAGACACCGAAAATAAAACATTCAACAAATTACAAGCCTGGATGAACCGTGCGGGTTACAGTGTGAAAAAGGACGACGGTACTTTACAACCTGCCGTTTTGTTGGCAACGCCAAAAGTTGCCGATGCCTTATTAGGTAAAAAAGGACCATATGAAAAATACCTGGGAAAGGTGGTTGCCGGATCGGAAGCTGTTACGAAAGTTGCAGAAACATTGAGCATTAAAATTGGTGCAGAGCCGGAAGTGCTGGAGGGGAAAAATGTTATTGCTTACATCGAAGGATCTGATCCGGTATTAAAAAATGAATACATAGTTTTTATGGCACATTACGATCACCTGGGCATTGGTAAAGATGGTGATGTGTACAACGGTGCCGACGACAATGGTTCGGGAACTGCGGCCATAATGGAAGTAGCCGAGGCTTTTGCTTCTTTAGAAGAAAAACCAAAACGAAGTATCGTATTTTTGTGGGTAACCTGCGAGGAAAAAGGGCATTTTGGTTCCAGTTATTATTGCGATCATCCGGTTTTCCCATTGGAAAAAACTGTTGCTTCCATAAACCTCGATATGGTGGGGCGCGTTTACGATGGTCCGCGCGACGATGTTTGGAAAGATTCGCCTAAAAAAGTGAAAGATTTTGATGGCTTATATACACTATCAAATGATGTTTGGCCCGAATTGGCTGAAATTAATGCTGCACAATGTGCCGGGTTGGGTTTGGTTCCTGATACCAGTTTGCCGAAAGAACGTTTTCTGCGTGCCAGCGATCACTATCATTTTCATAAGTACGGTGTGCCGGTTTTAAACTATGCCACCGGTTATCATGCCGATTACCACAAGGTTGGCGATGAAATAGAAAGAATAAACTTTACAAAAATAAAGCGAGTTGCCGATCTCTGCTTTTTAGTAGGTTTGGAATTGGCTAACAAAGAAGATATTGAATTTTGA
- a CDS encoding glycoside hydrolase family 5 protein translates to MPRIGVIYYFGYARCPGGQTGANIDDSYGYPWLMVSEESQELFVEIWRKIADRYKNEPLILGYDLLNEPIATYFPEDEAMLNKQLEPLYMKTVEAIREVDNNHIVLLGGAQWNSNFEVFTDSKFDDKIMYTCHRYWTDTLQANIQDFVDFRDSVNLPIYMGETGENTDEWIAAWTRLMIRNNIGYHYWPYKKMGSPRCMVTISTPENWDVIVDFAEGPRDSFEGVRENRPDQELARKVMLDYISNLKLAKCTINEDYIRAMDMEP, encoded by the coding sequence GTGCCGCGAATCGGAGTTATATATTATTTTGGATATGCACGATGCCCCGGCGGACAAACCGGTGCAAATATCGACGATAGTTATGGTTATCCGTGGTTGATGGTGAGCGAAGAAAGTCAGGAGTTGTTTGTGGAAATTTGGCGAAAAATTGCCGATCGTTATAAAAACGAGCCACTAATTTTGGGATACGATTTGCTGAATGAACCCATTGCCACGTATTTTCCAGAGGATGAGGCCATGCTGAACAAACAGCTGGAGCCTTTGTATATGAAAACTGTTGAAGCTATTCGTGAGGTGGACAACAACCACATTGTTTTGCTGGGCGGTGCACAATGGAACAGCAATTTCGAAGTGTTCACCGACTCAAAATTCGACGATAAAATCATGTATACCTGCCACCGCTACTGGACTGATACGCTGCAGGCAAATATTCAGGATTTTGTTGATTTTCGCGACTCGGTGAACCTGCCAATTTATATGGGAGAAACCGGCGAGAATACCGATGAGTGGATTGCTGCATGGACACGTTTGATGATCAGGAATAACATTGGTTATCACTACTGGCCGTATAAAAAAATGGGTAGCCCGCGTTGTATGGTTACCATTTCCACACCCGAAAATTGGGATGTTATTGTAGATTTTGCTGAAGGGCCAAGAGATAGTTTTGAGGGTGTACGCGAAAATCGCCCCGACCAGGAACTTGCCAGAAAAGTGATGCTGGATTATATTTCTAACCTGAAGCTGGCAAAGTGCACTATAAACGAAGATTATATTCGGGCTATGGATATGGAACCGTAA
- a CDS encoding M48 family metalloprotease: MAQFNNEAELIGVLGHEIGHVTARHSVQQQTRQQISQLALAAGMIAVPEVAQFANEATAAMQLLFLSFSRSNERQADRLGVEYSSKTGYDAHKMADFFEVLNRMQGGGDGSSAGIPIWMSTHPDPGDRTVAVKQKTEEWQAKLPSQSYSINSDEYLEMIDGIVYGEDPRQGFVENNMFYHPDLAFQFPIPQNWTLINSPLQVQIVPEDKNGAMIFELSQEKDADAVAQKTISELQLTLIDKSNITVNGLNAVSTLSEQVSQNNGGQEQVLKILSYFIEKDGMVFTFHGLSLSDQFNGYKPAFESTMKSFAQLTDASKLTIQPDRIKVISINSASVSLKDAFDYYKVPQDKFQEMALLNNRELSDELKRGDRIKILE; encoded by the coding sequence TTGGCCCAATTTAACAATGAAGCTGAACTGATTGGCGTATTAGGTCACGAAATAGGACACGTTACAGCACGTCATTCAGTTCAGCAGCAAACACGTCAACAAATCAGTCAGCTTGCCCTTGCTGCCGGAATGATAGCCGTTCCGGAAGTGGCACAGTTTGCCAACGAAGCAACGGCTGCCATGCAACTGTTGTTTTTGAGTTTTAGCCGCTCTAACGAACGCCAAGCCGACCGACTGGGTGTTGAATACTCGTCAAAAACAGGTTACGACGCCCACAAAATGGCCGACTTTTTTGAGGTACTGAACAGAATGCAAGGTGGAGGAGATGGCAGCAGTGCAGGCATTCCAATTTGGATGTCGACTCACCCCGACCCGGGTGACAGAACTGTTGCCGTAAAGCAAAAAACCGAAGAATGGCAGGCAAAACTACCGTCGCAATCTTACTCAATTAACTCCGACGAATATCTTGAGATGATTGATGGTATTGTATATGGCGAAGACCCCCGCCAAGGATTTGTTGAGAATAACATGTTCTATCATCCCGATCTGGCATTTCAATTTCCGATTCCTCAGAATTGGACGCTTATCAATTCGCCACTTCAGGTGCAAATCGTTCCTGAAGACAAGAATGGAGCTATGATATTTGAACTGTCGCAGGAAAAAGATGCCGATGCGGTTGCGCAAAAAACAATTTCCGAACTGCAACTTACACTAATCGATAAAAGCAATATTACAGTAAACGGGTTAAATGCAGTGTCAACCCTTTCGGAGCAGGTTTCGCAAAACAATGGGGGACAAGAGCAGGTGTTAAAAATTCTGTCGTATTTTATCGAAAAAGATGGGATGGTTTTTACCTTTCACGGGCTTTCGTTAAGCGATCAATTTAATGGTTATAAGCCAGCATTCGAGTCTACCATGAAAAGCTTTGCTCAACTTACCGATGCGTCAAAACTCACTATTCAACCCGATCGGATAAAAGTTATCTCAATCAACAGTGCATCTGTTTCGTTAAAAGATGCGTTTGATTATTACAAAGTTCCGCAAGATAAATTTCAAGAAATGGCCCTACTGAATAACCGCGAACTAAGCGATGAATTGAAACGAGGAGATAGGATTAAAATTTTAGAATAA